A region from the Muribaculum gordoncarteri genome encodes:
- a CDS encoding DNA polymerase III subunit — translation MKFSDIPSHESAKQRLRDMIDNNRIPHALLLEGPAGIGKFALARAAAQYIHCENRIDGDSCGKCAACLQHQSFNHIDTHFVFPVVKRKNSSGAVVSDDYIGEWRDFLRDNPYMDFQQWLVSLDSPNAQPAIYVSESEQLVHKLSFTAHRARYKVVLLWLPERLNVDASNKLLKQIEEPFGDTLFIMVSNNAKAILPTIYSRTQRIELKRLPDDVIANSLITRYSIDETDAMALAHNAEGNMIKAINSISLSKESHRFLELFMELMRQSYQRHVKELKAWATDVASLGREQELRFLDYCQRLIRENFIYNLNVPQLNYLNREEASFSKNFARFINERNVIDIVTELDNASKDIAGNGNGKIVMFDLAIKMILLLKR, via the coding sequence ATGAAATTCAGCGACATACCGTCACACGAATCAGCAAAGCAACGCCTTCGCGACATGATTGACAACAATCGCATACCTCACGCACTGCTCCTTGAAGGCCCTGCGGGAATAGGTAAGTTTGCGTTGGCACGTGCTGCCGCACAATACATACACTGCGAAAACCGCATCGACGGTGACAGTTGCGGAAAGTGTGCCGCTTGCCTGCAACATCAGTCATTCAACCACATCGACACTCACTTCGTATTTCCTGTCGTAAAGCGCAAAAACAGCAGCGGAGCCGTAGTTTCGGACGACTACATAGGCGAATGGCGTGATTTCCTGCGTGACAATCCCTACATGGATTTCCAGCAATGGCTTGTGTCGCTCGACTCGCCCAATGCACAGCCCGCCATCTATGTAAGCGAAAGTGAGCAACTTGTCCACAAGTTGAGCTTCACGGCTCACAGGGCACGCTACAAGGTAGTGCTGCTGTGGTTGCCTGAACGACTCAATGTCGACGCTTCCAACAAGCTGCTGAAGCAAATCGAAGAGCCGTTTGGCGATACTCTCTTCATCATGGTCAGCAATAATGCCAAAGCGATACTCCCCACGATATATTCACGCACACAGCGAATAGAGCTTAAGCGCCTGCCCGACGATGTGATAGCCAACAGCCTCATAACGCGTTACTCAATCGATGAAACCGATGCAATGGCTCTCGCCCACAATGCCGAAGGCAACATGATAAAGGCAATCAACAGCATAAGCCTAAGCAAGGAGAGTCATCGGTTCCTTGAACTCTTCATGGAACTCATGCGCCAATCCTATCAGCGCCATGTCAAGGAGCTTAAAGCATGGGCCACCGATGTAGCATCGCTCGGTCGCGAACAGGAGTTGCGGTTTTTGGACTATTGCCAACGGCTTATACGCGAGAATTTCATTTACAATCTCAACGTTCCGCAGCTCAACTATCTGAATCGCGAGGAGGCCTCATTCAGCAAGAATTTCGCCCGGTTCATCAACGAGCGCAATGTAATCGACATTGTGACTGAACTTGACAACGCCTCCAAGGACATTGCCGGAAACGGCAACGGCAAGATTGTGATGTTTGACCTTGCCATAAAGATGATTCTGCTGCTTAAACGTTGA
- a CDS encoding PD-(D/E)XK nuclease family protein, whose translation MQSFLSKIAQVYCARESDAMLDYCFIFPNKRSGTFFRKFLTEHTPAGQPMIEPEVTTISDFIAEFSDKIEASRYDLLFTLYNEYNRLTDEIEDFDRFVFWGDMLINDFNDVDKYMVDAHELFANVKHLKEINSDYLTDEQKQIINEYWGENLPLGSSERFWTHVTNDGEPHKNRDDFMKLWQVLAPLYDNFRTSLANRGLCYSGMQYREAADNLKHLTRDDIPYSRVVIVGFNVLSIAEVKIFERLRNLGIADFYWDLNFPEFIRETNSAVHFVKKYIKKFPSRYDLNQEPVTTLPEIEIVGVPSNVGQVKLIGRMLEHMAADGTVSNPANAIDTAVVLPSEELFIELLHSLPPVYTSVNITMGYPLKLTPMAALLRNIVSMHLRAKKIRGEWCFFHEDIKDVISHSLLTAIAGKSCEAIKEYLNVNRLFTAPAKDIRERFPELSTIFYPVDDLKEAGKVFEYTLSLIQFIDDGLQHTADDKERHALEHGFLTRYRQSVEQLARVAAKYNITMKENTFFHLIERTVSGESVNFIGEPLNGLQIMGVLETRALDFDNIIIPSMNERIFPRKHYTRSFIPDLLRRCYGMATIEFQECIYSYYFYRLISRASHVTLLYDARTTGARSSEMSRYLYQLLYLYPDGNVRHRNAFFDIPATGRNKPLEIKKSPDIMSRINRYLASSDEKRYLSPSSINCYINCPLQFYLQYVCDLYIDDDIVDYMDESTLGTIVHRVAELSYKRCRGDKPEIKITSELLDSLMNEKVELERLITRSINEVYNKLPNSSPNPDSEYVNDTPLFGQALVIGRTIVHFMKKLFELEKQWTPFYFVEGEKKYRCAYKLNDEVTVNLTSTIDRIDRIVDNNIERVRIVDYKTGGDNTDVKDFVNLFEKTDSNKRAKAVLQLFIYSNVYAIKNNYHGPLQPMLYCFRQFSINGIQPVKIAKEPLTDYLIYNDEFKKRLSAKLSDLFNPEIPFTPNPHSDTCKYCKFKLICGQAVEN comes from the coding sequence ATGCAATCGTTCCTGAGTAAAATAGCACAAGTGTATTGCGCCCGCGAAAGTGACGCAATGCTCGACTATTGCTTCATATTTCCCAATAAGCGTAGCGGTACATTCTTTCGCAAATTCCTGACCGAGCACACCCCTGCCGGACAACCGATGATTGAACCTGAAGTAACGACAATCAGTGATTTCATCGCCGAATTTTCCGATAAGATAGAGGCGTCACGTTACGACCTCCTCTTCACGCTCTACAATGAATACAACCGGCTGACCGATGAGATTGAGGATTTTGACCGTTTCGTGTTCTGGGGCGATATGCTCATCAATGATTTCAACGATGTTGACAAATACATGGTCGACGCACACGAGCTGTTTGCCAATGTCAAGCATCTCAAAGAGATAAACTCCGACTATCTAACCGATGAGCAAAAGCAGATAATAAACGAATATTGGGGTGAAAACCTGCCTCTCGGTTCAAGCGAACGATTCTGGACTCATGTCACAAATGACGGAGAGCCTCACAAGAATCGTGACGATTTCATGAAGCTGTGGCAGGTGCTGGCTCCGCTTTACGACAACTTCCGGACAAGCCTTGCCAATCGCGGACTATGCTATTCAGGTATGCAATATCGTGAAGCCGCCGATAATCTCAAGCACCTTACCCGCGACGACATCCCCTACTCCCGTGTAGTCATCGTGGGATTCAATGTTCTGTCGATTGCTGAGGTAAAAATATTCGAGCGCCTGCGGAATCTCGGAATCGCCGATTTCTATTGGGACCTTAACTTCCCCGAATTCATCCGCGAAACCAACTCAGCGGTACACTTCGTAAAAAAATACATCAAGAAATTCCCGTCACGCTACGACCTGAATCAGGAGCCAGTCACGACACTGCCCGAAATAGAGATCGTCGGTGTTCCGTCAAATGTGGGTCAGGTGAAGCTCATTGGGCGTATGCTTGAACACATGGCTGCCGATGGCACAGTGTCAAATCCCGCCAACGCTATCGACACCGCCGTTGTGCTGCCTTCGGAGGAGCTGTTTATCGAGTTGCTGCACTCATTGCCTCCGGTTTACACCTCAGTCAACATCACCATGGGTTATCCTTTAAAACTTACTCCCATGGCGGCATTGTTGCGCAACATCGTGTCGATGCACCTGCGCGCCAAGAAAATACGCGGCGAATGGTGTTTTTTCCATGAGGACATAAAAGATGTCATATCTCACTCCCTCCTGACAGCGATAGCCGGCAAGAGTTGTGAGGCGATAAAGGAGTATCTGAATGTCAATCGACTGTTTACAGCACCGGCAAAGGACATCAGAGAGCGTTTCCCCGAACTGTCGACAATATTTTATCCTGTCGATGACCTGAAAGAGGCCGGTAAAGTGTTTGAATACACATTGTCATTGATTCAGTTTATCGATGATGGACTACAGCATACAGCCGACGACAAGGAGCGGCATGCACTCGAGCACGGATTCCTGACACGTTACAGGCAATCGGTGGAACAACTCGCACGAGTTGCCGCAAAATACAACATAACGATGAAGGAGAACACATTCTTTCATCTGATTGAAAGGACAGTTTCGGGGGAAAGTGTAAACTTCATAGGAGAACCGTTGAACGGACTGCAAATCATGGGTGTACTCGAAACCCGTGCACTTGACTTTGACAACATCATAATTCCGTCGATGAACGAGCGCATATTTCCGCGCAAGCACTATACACGATCGTTCATTCCCGATCTGTTGAGGCGATGCTACGGCATGGCCACCATCGAGTTTCAGGAGTGCATATACTCCTACTACTTCTATCGCTTGATTTCGAGAGCGTCGCACGTAACGTTGTTATATGACGCACGCACAACCGGAGCCCGCAGCAGCGAAATGTCACGCTACCTGTATCAGCTCCTTTATCTATATCCCGACGGGAATGTGCGTCATCGCAACGCATTTTTCGACATACCCGCCACTGGCAGGAACAAACCGCTTGAGATAAAGAAGTCACCTGACATAATGAGCCGTATCAACCGATACCTCGCGTCAAGCGATGAAAAGCGTTACCTGTCGCCGTCATCAATAAACTGCTACATAAACTGTCCCCTGCAATTCTATCTGCAATATGTGTGTGACCTCTACATTGATGACGATATCGTCGACTATATGGATGAAAGCACGTTGGGAACCATAGTCCATCGTGTAGCCGAGTTGTCGTATAAGCGCTGTCGAGGCGACAAACCGGAAATAAAAATCACTTCCGAGCTGCTGGATTCGCTCATGAACGAGAAGGTGGAGCTCGAAAGGCTCATAACACGCTCAATCAACGAAGTTTACAACAAACTCCCCAACAGCTCGCCGAATCCCGATTCGGAATATGTCAATGACACGCCGTTATTCGGTCAGGCACTGGTTATAGGCCGCACAATAGTGCATTTCATGAAGAAACTGTTTGAACTTGAAAAACAGTGGACTCCATTCTACTTTGTGGAGGGAGAAAAGAAATATCGTTGCGCCTATAAGCTGAATGATGAAGTAACCGTAAATCTCACATCAACTATCGACCGTATCGACCGAATCGTCGACAACAATATAGAACGGGTGCGCATAGTGGACTATAAAACCGGCGGCGACAATACCGATGTCAAGGATTTCGTGAATCTGTTTGAAAAAACCGACAGCAACAAACGCGCAAAAGCTGTGCTCCAGCTATTCATCTACAGCAATGTCTACGCGATAAAAAACAATTACCACGGGCCTTTGCAACCGATGCTCTATTGCTTCCGACAATTCAGCATCAACGGCATCCAACCGGTAAAGATAGCGAAAGAGCCGTTGACCGACTACCTGATTTACAACGACGAGTTCAAGAAGAGATTGTCAGCGAAACTGAGCGACCTGTTCAATCCCGAAATTCCATTCACCCCCAATCCGCATAGTGACACCTGCAAGTATTGCAAGTTCAAGCTTATATGCGGACAAGCAGTAGAAAACTGA
- the rlmH gene encoding 23S rRNA (pseudouridine(1915)-N(3))-methyltransferase RlmH: protein MKIELMVIGKTSARYLQEGIDNYVKRTNYYMPFDIRYIPDIKSTKAMTEEKQKEKEGELFLNALTPGDVLVLLDERGKEMTSREFASYIDRKSVTVSKRLVFVVGGPYGFSPAMYERADDKISLSKMTFSHEMVRLFFVEQTYRAMTILRGEPYHHD from the coding sequence ATGAAAATAGAACTGATGGTTATAGGCAAGACTTCGGCGCGTTATTTGCAGGAAGGCATTGACAATTATGTCAAAAGGACCAATTATTATATGCCGTTTGACATCCGATATATTCCCGACATCAAGTCGACCAAGGCAATGACCGAGGAGAAGCAGAAGGAGAAGGAGGGCGAGCTTTTCCTTAATGCATTGACTCCCGGTGATGTGCTGGTGCTTTTGGATGAACGGGGAAAGGAGATGACTTCACGTGAATTTGCATCGTATATCGACCGCAAAAGCGTTACCGTGTCAAAGCGGCTTGTGTTTGTCGTCGGCGGCCCATACGGATTTTCTCCTGCAATGTATGAGAGGGCCGATGATAAGATTTCATTGTCCAAGATGACATTTTCGCATGAAATGGTGCGCTTGTTTTTCGTTGAGCAGACCTATCGTGCCATGACGATATTGCGTGGCGAGCCCTATCACCATGATTAG
- the hemW gene encoding radical SAM family heme chaperone HemW produces the protein MAGLYIHIPYCHSKCSYCDFCSTPNIETVENYVTALIGEYRLRKDEVNEPLSTVYIGGGTPSILPVTTLSRLVESLGHPVLEEFTIEANPEDVTPEWVDAITRMGINRVSIGIQSLVDSELKAINRRHSAARAEEALMTLKSGGITEISGDLIYGLPGQSLESWNYSLNKLIGYGLTHISAYNLSYEPGTRLYAQLISGKVNEASDETIESMYALLTDSLRKNGYEHYEISNFAKPGHRARHNSNYWNMTPYIGVGVSAHSFDGKIRRANGNRIKDYIKSINSTNTYYEVEEESPENILNDYIITALRTREGINLNDMRLRFGSDTVENLLSSAKRYIAGGRLIKTDESLSLSETAILISDSIFRDLIV, from the coding sequence ATGGCCGGACTATACATACACATTCCCTACTGCCACTCAAAGTGCAGTTATTGCGACTTCTGTTCGACACCCAATATAGAAACTGTCGAAAACTATGTCACAGCCCTCATCGGAGAATACCGATTGCGCAAGGATGAAGTCAACGAGCCGTTGAGCACTGTATATATAGGCGGAGGCACACCTTCAATACTACCCGTGACGACATTGTCAAGGCTGGTTGAATCGTTAGGCCATCCGGTATTGGAAGAGTTCACCATTGAAGCCAATCCCGAGGATGTAACTCCTGAATGGGTCGACGCAATAACCCGCATGGGCATAAACCGCGTAAGCATAGGGATTCAATCGCTTGTCGACAGCGAGCTTAAAGCAATAAACCGACGACACTCGGCGGCCCGAGCCGAGGAGGCATTGATGACACTGAAGTCAGGAGGTATAACCGAAATAAGCGGCGACCTGATATACGGGCTTCCCGGACAATCGCTTGAATCGTGGAACTACTCACTCAACAAGCTCATCGGTTACGGACTGACTCACATATCGGCCTACAATCTGTCATACGAACCCGGCACACGACTCTACGCGCAGCTTATAAGCGGCAAGGTAAACGAAGCCTCCGATGAAACAATCGAGTCGATGTATGCCCTGTTAACCGACTCACTCCGTAAAAACGGATATGAGCACTATGAAATTTCCAACTTTGCCAAGCCGGGCCATCGCGCACGCCACAACAGCAACTATTGGAATATGACCCCCTACATAGGGGTGGGCGTATCGGCCCACAGCTTTGATGGAAAGATAAGACGCGCCAACGGCAACCGCATAAAAGATTATATAAAGTCGATCAACAGCACAAACACATACTATGAAGTCGAAGAAGAGTCGCCCGAAAACATATTAAATGACTATATAATAACGGCATTGCGTACCCGCGAGGGAATCAACCTCAACGATATGCGACTGCGTTTCGGCTCCGATACCGTAGAAAACCTGCTGTCATCGGCAAAGCGGTACATCGCCGGCGGTCGGCTCATAAAAACCGATGAATCGTTAAGCTTGTCGGAAACGGCAATATTGATATCCGATTCAATATTCCGCGACCTCATAGTCTAA
- a CDS encoding NAD(P)/FAD-dependent oxidoreductase, with translation MIEEIALRVEPRIAADMNTLIAQAAIKSRIDRKRIKGAKIVKRSIDARQRKVMVNITLRIYIDEMPSNTSLGIKPTYHDVDDAQQVIVVGAGPAGLFAALRLIELGLKPVVLERGKDVDERRKDMAKIARENIVNPDSNYCFGEGGAGAYSDGKLYTRSKKRGSVDKILSVFHCHGASEEILVDAHPHIGTDKLPDVIKAMRMTIIRHGGEVHFNTRVTDLNIDGDTVTGVTTADGTEYAGPVILATGHSARDIYMMLKDRNVDMEAKGIAVGVRLEHPQQLIDSIQYHNPNGRGKYLPAAEYSMLTRVDNRGVYSFCMCPGGFIIPAASSPGQLVVNGMSPSSRGTRWANSGMVVEILPEDIDNGKADDPLKMMKYQEDIETRFFEDAGKTQNAPAQRMIDFTQSKPSRDLPPTSYAPGIHTARIDLLLPRPVASRLQKGFIDFGRKANGFLTNDAVLIGCETRTSSPVRISRDPESLRHIRLNGLFPCGEGAGYAGGIVSAAIDGERCADAVYQSLQ, from the coding sequence ATGATTGAAGAGATAGCCTTACGTGTCGAACCGCGTATTGCGGCCGACATGAATACACTGATAGCACAAGCGGCCATTAAGTCACGCATCGACCGCAAGCGCATAAAAGGCGCAAAAATAGTAAAACGGTCGATTGATGCACGACAGCGCAAGGTGATGGTCAACATAACCCTGCGTATATATATCGACGAGATGCCGTCAAACACATCATTAGGCATCAAGCCGACTTACCATGATGTAGACGATGCACAACAGGTGATTGTGGTAGGAGCCGGTCCCGCCGGACTTTTTGCCGCACTGCGACTTATCGAGCTCGGACTAAAGCCGGTTGTGCTTGAACGCGGAAAGGATGTCGACGAACGACGCAAGGACATGGCAAAGATTGCACGTGAGAATATAGTGAATCCCGACTCCAACTATTGCTTCGGCGAGGGAGGAGCGGGAGCATATTCCGACGGGAAACTATATACCCGCAGCAAAAAACGCGGATCGGTCGACAAGATACTGTCGGTTTTCCACTGTCACGGAGCATCGGAGGAGATACTCGTGGATGCACACCCCCACATAGGCACCGACAAGCTTCCCGATGTCATAAAGGCCATGCGCATGACAATAATACGACACGGCGGCGAAGTCCACTTCAACACACGCGTCACCGACCTCAATATCGACGGCGATACCGTAACAGGTGTCACCACCGCCGACGGCACTGAATATGCAGGGCCTGTCATTCTGGCCACCGGACATTCGGCACGTGACATCTACATGATGCTAAAAGATCGAAATGTCGACATGGAAGCCAAGGGCATAGCCGTGGGCGTGCGCCTTGAACATCCGCAGCAATTGATCGACAGCATACAATACCACAATCCTAACGGACGAGGAAAGTATCTCCCGGCTGCCGAATATTCGATGCTTACACGCGTCGACAATCGCGGTGTATATTCATTCTGCATGTGTCCGGGCGGATTCATAATTCCGGCAGCAAGTTCTCCGGGCCAATTGGTAGTGAACGGCATGTCGCCTTCATCGCGAGGCACCCGATGGGCCAATTCGGGAATGGTTGTGGAGATTCTTCCCGAAGACATCGACAACGGAAAAGCCGACGACCCGCTGAAGATGATGAAATATCAGGAGGATATCGAAACACGGTTTTTCGAGGATGCAGGAAAGACACAGAATGCTCCGGCACAACGCATGATTGACTTCACCCAAAGCAAGCCGTCACGCGACCTGCCTCCGACATCCTACGCTCCGGGAATACATACGGCCCGAATCGACCTTTTGCTTCCCCGCCCCGTTGCGTCACGGCTCCAAAAAGGATTCATTGATTTCGGTCGCAAAGCCAACGGTTTCCTCACCAACGATGCAGTGCTCATCGGTTGTGAAACGAGAACATCATCGCCTGTCAGGATAAGCCGAGATCCTGAAAGTCTGCGGCACATACGCCTCAACGGGCTGTTCCCCTGCGGTGAAGGCGCAGGTTATGCAGGTGGAATAGTTTCAGCCGCAATCGACGGAGAGCGTTGCGCCGATGCCGTGTATCAGTCATTGCAATAA
- the nadC gene encoding carboxylating nicotinate-nucleotide diphosphorylase, with translation MKTRDELIDDLLTLSFAEDVGDGDHTTLSTIPADEMGKQRLIIKEPGVLAGVEIARKVFEKFDPSLKMTVFIEDGARVKPGDIAFEVEGSVRSLLQTERTMLNIMQRMSGIATTTARYQDKLKGLKTKVLDTRKTTPGMRMLEKEAVKIGGGCNHRIGLFDMILIKDNHVDFAGGIKEAVDAAKKYLKETGRDLKIELEVRNTDEINQALEAGVDRIMLDNFTPERTREAVKLINGRTEIESSGGITYDTLRDYAECGVDYISVGALTHSVKGLDMSFKAC, from the coding sequence ATGAAAACGAGAGATGAACTGATTGATGATTTGCTGACACTGTCATTCGCCGAGGATGTAGGCGACGGCGACCACACCACCCTCAGCACTATTCCCGCCGATGAGATGGGCAAACAGCGCCTTATAATAAAAGAGCCGGGAGTGCTTGCTGGTGTAGAGATTGCACGAAAAGTATTTGAAAAATTCGATCCGTCATTGAAGATGACCGTATTCATCGAGGACGGAGCACGAGTAAAGCCGGGCGACATAGCATTTGAGGTTGAAGGATCGGTAAGATCACTGCTTCAGACCGAGCGCACCATGCTCAACATAATGCAACGAATGAGTGGAATAGCAACCACTACAGCACGCTATCAGGACAAGCTCAAAGGGCTTAAGACCAAAGTTCTTGACACCCGCAAAACCACACCCGGCATGAGAATGCTGGAAAAAGAAGCCGTAAAGATAGGCGGAGGCTGCAATCACCGCATAGGATTGTTTGACATGATTCTTATAAAGGATAACCATGTCGACTTTGCAGGAGGCATAAAGGAGGCCGTAGATGCGGCAAAGAAATATCTTAAGGAAACGGGACGCGATCTGAAAATAGAGCTGGAAGTGCGCAACACCGACGAAATCAATCAAGCGCTTGAAGCCGGTGTCGACCGCATAATGCTTGACAATTTCACTCCCGAGCGTACACGCGAGGCTGTGAAACTGATTAACGGTCGCACCGAAATCGAATCATCGGGCGGCATAACCTACGACACATTGCGTGACTATGCCGAATGTGGCGTCGACTATATATCGGTAGGCGCACTCACCCATTCAGTCAAAGGCCTTGACATGAGTTTCAAGGCATGCTGA
- a CDS encoding HAD family hydrolase, whose product MKRRGVLFDLDGVLIDSERLYSEFYDGIAELYDTGEENFSLAIKGSTIEKILAKYFPSPEASADVLERINRFEAEMQYPICEGVIEFITELKNRNIPMAIVTSSSENKMQRLYAQHPELPEYFDAIVTGSDVTKSKPDPESYIIGAESIGCNPEDCFVFEDSISGLAAGMASGATVIGLATTLPADMLKGKAHELIDGFAGFTVDAMLSIVK is encoded by the coding sequence ATGAAGAGAAGAGGTGTTTTGTTTGACCTTGACGGCGTTTTGATTGACAGTGAACGCTTATATAGTGAATTTTACGACGGTATAGCCGAGTTATATGATACCGGTGAGGAGAATTTCTCCCTTGCCATAAAAGGTTCTACCATAGAGAAGATTCTTGCCAAGTATTTCCCGTCACCTGAGGCGAGTGCCGATGTGCTTGAGCGTATAAACCGGTTTGAGGCCGAGATGCAATATCCTATATGCGAGGGAGTCATTGAGTTTATAACTGAACTCAAGAACCGCAACATCCCTATGGCCATCGTGACAAGCAGCAGCGAGAATAAGATGCAGCGACTTTATGCACAGCATCCCGAACTCCCTGAATATTTTGATGCAATAGTTACCGGTTCCGATGTTACAAAGTCCAAGCCTGATCCTGAAAGTTACATCATAGGAGCTGAAAGCATAGGTTGCAATCCTGAGGATTGTTTTGTATTTGAGGACTCTATATCGGGTCTTGCTGCAGGTATGGCTTCCGGCGCCACTGTAATCGGTCTGGCCACTACGCTTCCTGCCGATATGCTTAAAGGCAAAGCCCACGAATTGATTGATGGTTTCGCAGGCTTTACCGTTGATGCAATGCTTTCAATCGTAAAATAG
- a CDS encoding MATE family efflux transporter, with the protein MAKIESPLTLGTKSISKLLVQYSVPAIIASVATSLYNIVDSIFIGQGVGPMAIAGLAITFPLMNLVVAFCTLIAVGGATISSIFIGQKNESRATDVVNNVMVLCLIHSILFGGLTLIFLDDILIFFGATSETIPYAREFMRIILYGTPISYVFIGLNNLMRATGYPKKAMISALLSVLVNVILAPIFIFKLGWGISGAAIATICGQFSAFIWVLFHFMSKSSFIHFKMNNRWFTPTIIQRIYAIGLSPFLMNVCACIVVVFINKSLLDYAGADGNLAVGAYGIINRTTMFFVMIVFGVTQGMQPILGFNFGANKWDRVKNTLYMGIWIGIAITVVGFAVTESFPDTISSFFTKDRTLIDMARNGFRIYFIFYPVVGCQIVIQNFFQSIGKPKLSIFLSLTRQLLFLIPFLIILPKYYGIDGVWASMCGSDLVAFVTAIVTLIIEIRILNKRFLNIKPIEQAV; encoded by the coding sequence ATGGCTAAAATAGAGAGTCCGCTTACATTAGGAACAAAATCCATAAGCAAGCTTTTGGTTCAATACTCCGTGCCCGCAATCATTGCAAGCGTGGCTACATCGCTATACAATATAGTCGACAGTATATTCATAGGACAAGGCGTGGGTCCAATGGCCATAGCCGGACTTGCCATCACATTTCCATTGATGAATCTTGTCGTTGCATTCTGTACGCTGATTGCCGTTGGTGGCGCCACGATAAGCTCAATATTCATCGGACAGAAAAACGAATCACGTGCAACCGATGTCGTCAACAATGTAATGGTGCTGTGTCTTATTCATTCGATACTGTTCGGAGGACTCACTCTTATATTCCTCGACGATATATTGATTTTCTTCGGAGCAACATCCGAAACCATTCCCTATGCCAGGGAGTTCATGAGAATAATACTTTACGGTACACCGATTTCCTATGTATTCATAGGCTTGAACAACCTGATGCGAGCTACCGGCTATCCAAAGAAGGCCATGATATCGGCACTGCTGTCAGTGCTTGTAAATGTCATACTCGCCCCCATCTTCATTTTCAAACTTGGCTGGGGCATTTCAGGCGCTGCAATTGCCACTATATGCGGACAATTCTCGGCATTCATCTGGGTACTGTTTCACTTCATGTCAAAGAGCAGCTTCATCCACTTCAAGATGAACAACCGCTGGTTCACACCTACCATAATACAACGCATATACGCTATAGGTCTGTCGCCATTCCTGATGAATGTATGCGCCTGCATTGTCGTAGTGTTTATCAACAAGTCACTCCTTGACTATGCCGGAGCCGACGGCAACCTTGCTGTAGGTGCTTACGGAATAATCAACCGCACCACGATGTTTTTCGTCATGATTGTGTTTGGTGTCACGCAAGGCATGCAGCCTATACTCGGATTCAATTTCGGAGCCAACAAATGGGACCGTGTTAAAAACACGCTCTACATGGGAATATGGATAGGCATAGCGATAACCGTCGTGGGATTTGCTGTAACCGAGTCGTTTCCCGACACAATCAGTTCGTTCTTCACCAAGGACCGCACCCTTATCGACATGGCACGTAACGGATTCAGGATATACTTCATATTCTATCCTGTCGTAGGATGCCAGATTGTGATACAAAACTTCTTTCAGTCAATCGGAAAGCCGAAACTGTCGATATTCCTGTCGCTGACCCGACAATTGCTATTCCTCATACCATTCCTTATAATACTTCCAAAGTATTACGGCATTGACGGTGTGTGGGCAAGCATGTGCGGCTCCGACCTGGTAGCATTTGTAACCGCAATCGTAACGCTGATTATTGAAATCAGAATACTTAACAAGCGTTTCTTGAATATAAAACCAATAGAACAGGCTGTATAA